One genomic segment of Williamwhitmania sp. includes these proteins:
- a CDS encoding chorismate mutase yields MKKKLMLDIVSTNEWFGEEFGRPIIIAGPCSAETREQVMATAEAIALIPSVSIYRAGVWKPRTRPGTFEGMGLQALEWLAEAKEKTGLKMAVEVATPAHVEAAMKRGIDVLWVGARTVSNPFSIQELAAALGRVDVPVLVKNPINPDIELWIGALERLNKEGCRKLAAIHRGFYPFEKRGLRNIPRWEVPIELKRLFPNLPLICDPSHISGKWELVQGIAQQALDLDMDGLMIETHINPPAALSDARQQLTPQQLQEALTTMSFPTSTTADSDFSRCIETLRQRIDSIDGQVLELLAQRMKIAEEIGRFKQQQNVTILQVSRFEKMLRDWLEQAEPLALSPSFVKGLLEMVHKESILRQEAVIRTSSSEKKFPC; encoded by the coding sequence TTGAAGAAAAAATTAATGCTCGATATTGTTTCAACCAACGAATGGTTTGGTGAGGAGTTTGGCCGGCCAATAATCATTGCAGGACCATGCAGCGCTGAAACGCGGGAGCAGGTAATGGCCACTGCAGAAGCGATTGCCCTTATTCCTAGCGTTTCCATTTATCGTGCTGGTGTGTGGAAGCCTCGCACTAGACCTGGAACATTTGAAGGAATGGGCTTGCAAGCGCTGGAGTGGCTTGCCGAAGCAAAGGAGAAAACTGGACTCAAAATGGCTGTTGAGGTGGCAACCCCTGCCCATGTTGAGGCTGCAATGAAGCGGGGAATCGACGTTCTCTGGGTGGGAGCGCGCACCGTTTCAAATCCTTTCTCCATTCAGGAGTTGGCGGCTGCGCTTGGCCGAGTGGATGTACCGGTGCTGGTTAAAAATCCAATTAACCCCGATATTGAACTTTGGATTGGTGCACTGGAAAGGCTCAACAAGGAGGGATGCCGTAAGCTGGCAGCCATCCATCGTGGATTTTACCCATTCGAAAAACGTGGTCTTCGAAATATACCAAGGTGGGAAGTCCCCATCGAGCTTAAGCGTCTTTTTCCCAATCTACCGCTTATTTGCGACCCTAGCCATATTTCTGGTAAGTGGGAGTTGGTGCAGGGTATTGCCCAGCAAGCCCTCGACCTCGACATGGATGGGCTGATGATAGAAACCCACATTAACCCTCCTGCGGCGCTAAGCGATGCCCGTCAGCAACTTACGCCACAGCAGCTACAAGAGGCGCTTACGACAATGTCGTTTCCAACTAGCACAACGGCGGATAGCGACTTTTCGCGGTGTATTGAAACACTTCGGCAGCGAATAGACTCCATCGACGGGCAGGTGTTGGAATTACTTGCTCAGCGGATGAAAATTGCCGAGGAAATTGGACGGTTTAAGCAGCAGCAAAATGTTACCATTTTGCAGGTTAGCCGTTTCGAAAAGATGCTTCGAGATTGGTTGGAACAAGCTGAACCACTTGCTTTGAGTCCCAGCTTTGTGAAAGGCCTGCTTGAGATGGTGCACAAGGAATCCATACTTCGTCAGGAAGCAGTAATAAGAACTAGTAGCAGCGAGAAGAAATTTCCTTGTTAA
- a CDS encoding cytochrome d ubiquinol oxidase subunit II, producing the protein MVDTTYMLLQQYWWFIVSLLAALLVFLLFVQGGQTLIYTVAKNEDERRMLVNSLGRKWEFTFTTLVTFGGAFFASFPLFYSTSFGGAYWVWMAILLAFVIQAVSYEFRSKPSNFLGAKTFEIFLFLNGLLGTILLGTAVGTFFSGSAFSVAKDNLTNLAHPTISAWEAPFHGLEAVLNVQNVALGLAVFFLSRVLATLYFMNNIDEENIFARSKKQLLYNAIPFLVFFLYFLISVLLSQGFAVNPSNGKVFMEDYKYFHNLMAMPAVLGVLLVGVVLVLWGIGSSLLKRSTKGIWFAGPGVVLTVLALFLTVGYNNTAYYPSTFDLQSSLTIYNSSSSKFTLTAMSIVSLLVPFVVLYIFYVWRAINNKKIDAAEMNEDIHVY; encoded by the coding sequence ACTGCTTGCTGCCCTTTTGGTGTTTTTGCTTTTTGTGCAGGGGGGCCAAACCCTTATTTACACGGTGGCCAAGAACGAGGATGAACGACGAATGTTGGTTAACTCCTTAGGCCGTAAATGGGAATTTACCTTTACAACGCTAGTGACATTTGGTGGTGCCTTCTTTGCATCCTTTCCACTGTTCTACTCTACCAGCTTTGGTGGAGCTTACTGGGTGTGGATGGCCATTCTTCTAGCCTTTGTTATTCAGGCAGTATCGTACGAGTTCCGCTCCAAACCAAGCAATTTCCTTGGGGCAAAAACTTTTGAGATATTCCTGTTTCTGAATGGATTGCTGGGGACAATTTTGCTGGGAACTGCTGTGGGGACTTTTTTCTCCGGATCGGCCTTTTCGGTTGCCAAGGATAACCTCACTAACCTTGCTCATCCTACCATCTCTGCATGGGAAGCCCCTTTCCACGGGCTAGAAGCGGTGCTGAATGTTCAGAATGTTGCTCTTGGTTTGGCCGTCTTTTTCCTCTCTAGAGTGCTTGCTACACTTTACTTTATGAACAATATTGATGAGGAGAATATTTTTGCTCGATCGAAAAAACAGCTACTATACAACGCAATACCGTTTCTTGTTTTCTTTCTCTACTTCCTGATTTCTGTATTGCTTTCGCAGGGATTTGCCGTTAATCCGTCCAATGGGAAGGTGTTTATGGAAGACTACAAGTATTTCCATAACCTAATGGCGATGCCAGCGGTGCTTGGAGTTTTGCTTGTTGGCGTTGTGCTGGTGCTTTGGGGTATTGGTTCATCACTTTTGAAGCGCAGCACCAAGGGAATTTGGTTTGCGGGACCCGGTGTGGTGCTAACAGTGTTGGCACTTTTCCTTACCGTGGGCTACAACAATACAGCCTACTATCCTTCTACTTTCGACTTGCAGAGTTCGCTTACCATTTACAATAGCTCCTCGAGTAAGTTTACCCTAACGGCCATGAGCATAGTGTCGCTGCTGGTTCCATTTGTTGTGCTCTATATCTTTTATGTTTGGCGAGCCATCAATAATAAAAAGATTGATGCTGCCGAGATGAATGAAGATATTCATGTTTATTAA
- a CDS encoding glutaminyl-peptide cyclotransferase — MNRMLIQAFTTMLLMAFMGCGNTSEKTTSPTSSEAASEVKLFSVSNPSDGSVVRAGEVVPFTIAPKSEKYPIDSARLFDGALLLAKFSKNDATWNTQNAKMGIRQLRVVAYSGKEVNSQSVTLKVLPKEKPIRLNFRIKHIYPHDIGAYTQGLLVYKGDFLEGTGQLGESNLRQVQITTGKVLRQVFIPADMFGEGITILGDKIYELTWRSNVCFVYDLNTFKLINRFSYPTEGWGITTIGNQLVMSDGSNILYYMDPEYFTEKSRIQVYDNEGPVHNLNELEYIDGYIWANVYMTDRIVKIDPKTGQVVADVFFSNLLKPSDRKENTDVLNGIAYDSTTHRMYITGKYWPKLFEVEVY; from the coding sequence ATGAATAGAATGTTGATTCAGGCATTCACAACCATGTTGTTAATGGCATTCATGGGTTGTGGCAACACTAGCGAAAAAACCACAAGCCCCACCTCTTCAGAGGCGGCAAGTGAGGTGAAACTGTTTTCTGTTTCTAACCCCTCCGATGGGTCGGTGGTAAGGGCAGGAGAAGTCGTTCCGTTTACTATTGCTCCTAAGTCGGAGAAATATCCGATCGACTCGGCAAGATTATTTGACGGCGCTTTATTATTGGCAAAATTTTCGAAGAACGATGCTACGTGGAATACCCAGAATGCAAAAATGGGAATTAGGCAACTTCGCGTTGTGGCCTATTCTGGCAAGGAGGTCAATTCACAATCGGTTACCCTAAAGGTGCTGCCAAAGGAAAAACCTATTCGACTGAATTTTCGCATAAAGCATATTTACCCTCACGATATTGGCGCCTACACTCAAGGATTGCTCGTTTACAAAGGCGATTTTTTGGAGGGAACTGGACAGCTGGGTGAGAGTAATCTTCGACAGGTTCAAATTACCACGGGCAAGGTGCTGCGGCAGGTTTTTATTCCAGCCGATATGTTTGGCGAAGGGATAACCATCCTTGGTGATAAGATTTATGAGCTAACATGGCGTTCCAATGTGTGCTTTGTTTACGATTTGAACACCTTTAAGCTGATTAATCGATTTAGTTACCCTACCGAGGGTTGGGGCATTACCACCATTGGTAACCAGCTGGTGATGAGTGATGGGTCAAACATTCTTTATTACATGGATCCTGAATACTTCACTGAAAAAAGCAGAATTCAGGTTTACGATAACGAGGGACCTGTTCATAATCTCAACGAGTTGGAGTATATCGACGGCTATATTTGGGCTAACGTGTATATGACCGACCGCATCGTTAAAATCGATCCTAAAACTGGGCAGGTGGTAGCCGATGTGTTCTTCAGCAATCTACTGAAACCATCCGACAGGAAGGAGAATACCGATGTGCTTAATGGCATTGCTTACGACTCAACAACACATCGCATGTATATCACAGGTAAGTATTGGCCAAAGCTTTTTGAGGTGGAGGTTTACTAG
- the pssA gene encoding CDP-diacylglycerol--serine O-phosphatidyltransferase: MSITRHIPNAITSLNLFSGCIAITMAFNGNFDMAAAFILLAAVFDFFDGMTARLLKAYSDIGKELDSLADMVSFGVAPSVIFFKLMQLGFSGTQGIIADYTPYLAFVIAVFSALRLAKFNIDTRQTTSFIGLPTPANALFLLSFGLLYTSNMGLKSIVLNPYILLVVAIVFSLLLVAEIPMFALKIKSMKWKGNEVRYIFLGLSAVIIVLLHEMALLGIIPLYILMSLITQRK; the protein is encoded by the coding sequence ATGAGCATTACACGTCACATTCCTAATGCGATAACCTCGCTGAACCTTTTCTCTGGGTGTATTGCCATTACCATGGCATTCAACGGCAACTTTGATATGGCTGCCGCCTTTATTCTACTAGCTGCTGTTTTCGATTTTTTCGATGGCATGACTGCTCGACTTTTAAAGGCATACTCCGACATTGGAAAAGAGCTCGACTCGCTCGCCGATATGGTAAGCTTTGGTGTAGCTCCATCGGTAATATTTTTTAAACTGATGCAGCTGGGATTTTCCGGAACCCAAGGCATCATTGCCGACTACACTCCTTACCTCGCATTTGTTATTGCTGTTTTTTCGGCACTTCGACTGGCCAAATTCAATATTGATACTCGCCAAACAACCTCATTCATTGGATTGCCTACACCAGCTAATGCACTTTTTCTTCTCTCCTTTGGATTGCTTTATACAAGCAACATGGGCCTGAAATCGATAGTGTTGAATCCATACATTTTGTTGGTAGTGGCGATTGTATTCTCGCTACTGCTTGTTGCCGAAATTCCCATGTTTGCTCTGAAAATAAAGAGCATGAAATGGAAAGGAAACGAGGTTCGCTACATTTTCTTGGGACTATCAGCCGTGATTATAGTGCTACTTCACGAAATGGCACTGCTGGGCATAATACCTCTCTACATCCTTATGTCGCTCATTACCCAGAGAAAGTAA